Sequence from the Piscinibacter sp. HJYY11 genome:
CCGGACCACCTCCTGTCGGGGCGGGGTGATCATCTGCCTGCAGTATTGGCGCCGCGAGATGTACAGTCCAATCGATTCTTTCTTCTGATTCATTCATGGAGCTTTTGCAATGGATCTGCGAGACCTGCGCTACTTCGAGACGATTGCCGAGTTGCAGCACCTGGGTCGAGCGTCCACCCGGCTCCACCGGTCCCAGCCGGCCCTGACCAGCAGCATCCGCCGTCTGGAGACCGCCTGCGGCGCCGCGCTCTTCGAGAAGGCCGGCCGCGGCATCAAGCTCACCGAGGCGGGCCACGTGCTGCTCAAGTGGGCGCAGCGCATGCGCTTCGATGTGGAAGACGCCAAGCGCGAGTTGTCGTCGATCGGCGCCGGCCTGACCGGGCATGTGCGCCTGGGCGTGGTGCCGACGGCGGCTCAGTTCCTGCTGCCCGCGGTCGCGCGCCAGTTGCTGAAGGAAGCGCCCGACGTGACGCTGCACACGGTGGTCGGGCTGATCGCCATGCTCAAGCCGCAGCTCCACGCCGGCGAGCTCGACCTGATGGTGGCGACCGAAAGCGCGCCCGATGCGGGCTACGTGTCGCAGGTGCTGTTGGAGGACATGATCGTCGTGGCCGCGAGCGAGCGCCACGAGGTG
This genomic interval carries:
- a CDS encoding LysR substrate-binding domain-containing protein — translated: MDLRDLRYFETIAELQHLGRASTRLHRSQPALTSSIRRLETACGAALFEKAGRGIKLTEAGHVLLKWAQRMRFDVEDAKRELSSIGAGLTGHVRLGVVPTAAQFLLPAVARQLLKEAPDVTLHTVVGLIAMLKPQLHAGELDLMVATESAPDAGYVSQVLLEDMIVVAASERHEVFRKAKSLKDLVAYRWALQPPGLPTRDWLDHTFDRKGLPRPHVQVETTSLISLPALIVQTGLLSFISRHHLQGPSRIPGLKEVPITGATMRRRLVVTYRANSFLSPAAKRLVELFLRSASAD